One genomic region from Fictibacillus marinisediminis encodes:
- the atpF gene encoding F0F1 ATP synthase subunit B produces the protein MQSLILGAATGGVNGGDILFQLLAFIILMLLLRKYAWGPLMGIMKERQSYITNEIEAAETSRKEAEQHLAAQIQELKKAREEARAIIENAKKQGEVQGEAIIQAARGEANRVKEEALADIASEREKAVATLRNEVASLSVMIASKVIAKELDERSQEKLIQDYLQEAGEAR, from the coding sequence GTGCAATCCTTAATCTTAGGTGCTGCAACCGGTGGTGTTAACGGCGGAGATATTCTCTTCCAGTTACTAGCATTCATAATCTTAATGCTCTTGTTACGCAAGTATGCATGGGGTCCATTGATGGGCATCATGAAAGAGCGTCAATCTTATATAACGAATGAAATCGAAGCAGCAGAAACGAGCCGCAAAGAAGCGGAACAGCATCTCGCTGCACAAATTCAAGAATTAAAAAAAGCGCGTGAAGAAGCAAGAGCTATCATTGAAAATGCGAAAAAACAAGGTGAAGTCCAAGGAGAAGCCATCATTCAGGCCGCCCGCGGCGAAGCCAACCGTGTGAAAGAAGAAGCACTTGCTGACATTGCCAGTGAAAGAGAAAAAGCTGTGGCTACTCTCCGTAATGAAGTCGCTTCTCTATCCGTTATGATTGCTTCTAAAGTCATTGCGAAAGAACTAGATGAGCGCAGCCAGGAGAAGTTAATCCAGGATTATCTTCAAGAGGCAGGCGAAGCTAGATGA
- the atpE gene encoding F0F1 ATP synthase subunit C, protein MNLIAAAIAIGLAALGAGIGNGLIVGRTVEGIARQPELRGTLQTTMFIGVALVEALPIIGVVIAFIVLGK, encoded by the coding sequence ATGAATCTTATTGCAGCAGCAATTGCAATCGGTCTAGCAGCACTAGGTGCAGGTATTGGTAACGGTCTTATCGTAGGACGTACAGTTGAGGGGATCGCTCGTCAGCCAGAACTACGCGGTACGCTTCAAACAACAATGTTTATCGGGGTTGCGTTAGTTGAAGCACTTCCTATCATCGGCGTTGTTATTGCATTTATCGTTCTTGGAAAGTAA
- the atpB gene encoding F0F1 ATP synthase subunit A, which yields MEHEAPIHTFMGLQFNLSNVLMITVSSLIVFLIAVLATRALSMRPGGLQNFLEWVVDFVKGIINSTMDWHTGGRFLTLGLTLLMYIFVSNMLGLPFAVAFGHELWWKSPTADPTITLTLAVMVVVLSHYYGVKLKGAKAYGSEFFKPFKLFFPLKLIEEFANTLTLGLRLYGNIYAGEILLGLLVGLSHQGIFAGILGIFPLIVWQGFSVFVGAIQAFIFTMLTMVYLAHKVADDH from the coding sequence GTGGAACACGAAGCTCCGATACATACGTTTATGGGTTTGCAATTTAACCTGTCTAACGTACTGATGATTACAGTTTCATCACTTATTGTTTTCCTGATTGCTGTACTTGCTACCCGTGCCTTGTCGATGAGACCGGGCGGATTGCAAAACTTCCTCGAATGGGTAGTGGACTTTGTAAAAGGAATCATTAATAGCACTATGGATTGGCATACCGGCGGGCGCTTTCTTACTTTAGGGCTCACGCTGCTTATGTATATTTTTGTCTCCAATATGCTGGGACTGCCGTTTGCAGTAGCCTTTGGCCATGAATTATGGTGGAAGTCCCCGACAGCAGATCCAACGATCACATTAACGCTCGCTGTTATGGTAGTGGTTTTAAGCCATTATTATGGAGTGAAGTTAAAGGGTGCGAAAGCATATGGATCAGAATTCTTCAAACCTTTCAAGCTTTTCTTCCCATTAAAGCTGATCGAGGAATTCGCAAACACACTTACGTTGGGTCTCCGGCTTTACGGTAACATCTATGCCGGTGAAATTCTTCTCGGCCTACTCGTAGGTCTCTCACACCAAGGTATCTTTGCTGGTATTCTGGGAATCTTCCCATTGATAGTATGGCAAGGGTTCTCGGTTTTCGTAGGTGCCATTCAGGCATTTATCTTTACCATGTTAACAATGGTTTATCTTGCCCATAAAGTGGCAGATGACCATTAA
- a CDS encoding ATP synthase subunit I gives MTEYTMTYRRYIKYTLFMLSFFVLGYGVTSYKSIFLGLSFGTLFSLFNLWSMYSRIERLGQAVINQQKVRTMGSLSRLLMGGLAVLIAMRYPQFFNLLSVVIGLMTVYIIMLIDSLTKTIRTPKEKR, from the coding sequence ATGACCGAGTACACCATGACCTACAGAAGATACATAAAGTATACACTCTTTATGCTCTCTTTTTTTGTCCTCGGATACGGAGTAACATCCTACAAATCCATCTTCCTCGGTTTATCATTCGGCACCCTGTTCAGTCTATTCAATCTCTGGAGCATGTACTCCAGGATCGAGCGGCTCGGACAAGCAGTCATTAACCAGCAGAAAGTCAGGACAATGGGTTCATTATCAAGGCTTCTCATGGGAGGTCTCGCGGTGCTAATTGCCATGAGATACCCGCAATTCTTCAATTTGTTAAGTGTGGTAATTGGATTGATGACGGTCTATATTATCATGTTAATAGATTCACTAACTAAAACCATACGTACTCCAAAGGAAAAGAGGTGA
- a CDS encoding AtpZ/AtpI family protein yields the protein MSTGKRPYKAMALMSGILSTLVGGILLGLFGGMWLDRFTGTSPLFLIIGLFLGLGAGVYGMIRLLSNQSGEERK from the coding sequence ATGAGCACCGGAAAACGACCTTATAAAGCAATGGCATTAATGTCAGGTATACTGTCAACACTAGTTGGAGGTATATTGCTTGGGCTTTTCGGCGGAATGTGGCTGGATCGCTTCACAGGAACAAGTCCTTTGTTCCTCATTATTGGCTTGTTTCTAGGGCTTGGAGCCGGCGTTTATGGCATGATCCGTTTATTATCCAACCAATCAGGAGAAGAACGCAAATGA
- a CDS encoding DUF3889 domain-containing protein: protein MKLTRTGFLFAFFLMILGACMNNANDRKNNVEPHQTGYYEDQNRNNRVNISTEPMRQDYAKWGKIALERTKEKYPNSSISDYQYDTRRVNADGTVIDFFDFIVTENNVEKDIKVKVLHNPDNGKLISVGFEEIS, encoded by the coding sequence TTGAAACTTACTAGAACAGGATTTTTATTTGCTTTCTTTTTGATGATTTTAGGGGCATGCATGAACAATGCAAACGACCGGAAAAATAATGTGGAACCCCATCAGACCGGTTACTACGAAGACCAGAACCGGAACAACAGGGTCAACATATCAACCGAGCCCATGCGGCAGGATTACGCAAAGTGGGGGAAAATCGCCCTTGAACGGACAAAAGAGAAGTATCCGAACAGCTCGATCAGCGACTATCAGTACGATACTCGCCGCGTCAATGCTGACGGAACCGTCATTGATTTCTTTGACTTCATCGTAACCGAGAACAATGTTGAAAAAGACATTAAAGTAAAAGTTCTCCATAACCCGGACAACGGAAAGCTTATTTCCGTAGGGTTTGAGGAGATTAGTTGA
- the upp gene encoding uracil phosphoribosyltransferase yields the protein MGNVFVLDHPLIQHKLTHIRDVETGTKEFRELVDEVAGLMAFEITRDLPLEEVTIQTPVAEAQMNVIAGKKLGLVPILRAGLGMVDGILKLIPAAKVGHVGLYRDPETLLPVEYYVKLPSDVEERDFIVIDPMLATGGSAAAAITSLKNRGAKNIKLMCLVAAPEGIELIHKDHPEVDIYLAALDEKLNDHGYIVPGLGDAGDRLFGTK from the coding sequence ATGGGTAATGTTTTTGTTCTGGATCATCCATTGATACAGCATAAATTAACACATATTCGTGACGTTGAAACAGGAACAAAGGAATTTCGTGAGCTTGTGGATGAAGTAGCGGGGTTGATGGCTTTTGAAATCACGCGGGATCTTCCGCTTGAGGAGGTTACCATTCAAACTCCGGTAGCTGAAGCACAAATGAATGTAATTGCCGGGAAAAAGCTGGGGCTTGTACCGATTCTCCGTGCTGGTCTTGGAATGGTAGATGGCATCTTAAAATTGATTCCAGCAGCGAAAGTTGGGCATGTAGGTCTATATCGCGATCCGGAAACACTATTGCCTGTTGAATACTATGTTAAGCTTCCATCCGATGTGGAAGAGCGCGACTTTATTGTAATTGATCCGATGCTGGCAACTGGCGGTTCAGCTGCTGCAGCTATTACTTCCCTCAAGAACCGCGGTGCGAAAAACATTAAGTTGATGTGTCTCGTTGCTGCTCCTGAAGGAATCGAATTGATCCACAAAGACCATCCTGAAGTGGACATCTATTTGGCAGCCCTTGATGAGAAACTCAATGACCACGGCTATATCGTTCCTGGTCTTGGTGATGCAGGGGATCGTCTTTTCGGAACAAAATAA
- a CDS encoding disulfide oxidoreductase gives MNKPLLLSWLTAIIAVIGSLYFSEVMHYVPCTFCWYQRILMYPLAVFLGVAFYHQDSRIARYVLPLSVLGIFVSGYHIALQKIPALQEFEVCTSGVPCSQDYINWLGFITIPMLAFTAFVIITVSMIVMSRKG, from the coding sequence ATGAACAAGCCTTTGTTGCTGAGCTGGCTGACGGCCATCATCGCGGTCATCGGCTCACTTTACTTCAGTGAGGTCATGCATTACGTTCCGTGTACATTTTGCTGGTACCAGAGGATCCTGATGTACCCGCTCGCCGTATTTCTCGGTGTGGCTTTCTACCATCAGGACAGCAGAATTGCCCGTTATGTGCTGCCTCTCTCTGTTTTAGGTATATTTGTGTCAGGCTATCACATCGCGCTGCAAAAGATTCCGGCATTGCAGGAATTTGAAGTATGCACATCAGGTGTGCCTTGTTCGCAGGATTATATCAACTGGCTTGGCTTTATCACGATCCCGATGCTCGCCTTCACAGCCTTTGTGATCATTACAGTGAGCATGATCGTAATGAGCAGAAAAGGATAA
- a CDS encoding DsbA family protein, which translates to MAKQKPKGKSKAKSQTKNYVRNKNQKSSSWIFWFIGIIALGIIVVLFVGNPGDKGKDSNQSVSIDYKGQPYLGDQSADVKVIEFGDYKCPICKNFNMSFFPEVDKDLIKTGKIKFYFINYPFINVDSRRSAQFAETVYAELGNDSFWKFHELLYKKQPSDPEDEHRDIFKEDFLVKTLAEATSEKDAAKVKKAFSSSNHDEDVKKDEALVSKLNVDSTPTLFVNGKKFTGSTYGDFKKQVEEAAKGKK; encoded by the coding sequence ATGGCTAAACAAAAACCAAAAGGAAAGAGCAAGGCAAAGTCTCAGACGAAAAACTATGTCCGAAACAAAAACCAAAAATCATCAAGCTGGATTTTCTGGTTCATCGGTATTATTGCGTTAGGTATCATTGTCGTCTTATTTGTGGGCAATCCGGGGGACAAGGGGAAAGACTCGAATCAAAGTGTCTCGATTGATTATAAAGGGCAGCCTTACTTAGGGGATCAATCTGCTGATGTGAAGGTTATTGAATTTGGGGATTATAAATGCCCGATCTGCAAAAACTTCAACATGTCATTTTTCCCTGAAGTTGATAAAGACCTGATTAAAACAGGCAAAATAAAGTTTTATTTTATCAACTACCCGTTCATCAACGTAGATTCAAGGCGATCGGCACAGTTTGCGGAAACCGTGTATGCGGAACTAGGCAACGACAGCTTTTGGAAGTTCCACGAGCTCTTATATAAAAAGCAGCCCTCAGACCCAGAAGACGAACACCGGGATATCTTTAAAGAGGACTTTCTGGTGAAGACGCTGGCAGAAGCGACGTCTGAAAAAGATGCAGCCAAAGTGAAAAAGGCATTCAGCAGCTCGAATCATGATGAGGACGTAAAGAAGGATGAGGCACTCGTAAGCAAGCTAAACGTGGACTCTACTCCGACACTCTTTGTAAACGGCAAAAAGTTTACAGGAAGCACGTACGGAGACTTTAAGAAACAAGTAGAAGAAGCAGCGAAAGGGAAGAAGTAA
- the glyA gene encoding serine hydroxymethyltransferase, translated as MEKLAVQDQEVFAAIQDELGRQRNKIELIASENFVSQAVMEAQGSVLTNKYAEGYPGRRYYGGCEYVDVAEDLARDRAKKIFGAEHVNVQPHSGAQANMAVYFTVLEPGDTVLGMNLSHGGHLTHGSPVNFSGVLYNFVEYGVDKETHLINYEDVRQKALEHKPKVIVAGASAYPRAIDFKKFREIADEAGAYLMVDMAHIAGLVAAGLHENPVPYADFVTTTTHKTLRGPRGGMIFCKEEFAKKIDKSIFPGIQGGPLMHVIAAKAVAFGEALSEDFKTYAGQIIDNAKRLADSLKKEGITLVSDGTDNHLILIDVSKLGITGKIAEKALDDVGITVNKNTIPFDTESPFVTSGIRIGTAAVTSRGFGLEDMDEIASLIALVVKNPEGEEALKEASERVAALAGKYKLYE; from the coding sequence TTGGAAAAGCTAGCTGTTCAAGATCAAGAAGTTTTTGCTGCTATACAGGACGAACTAGGCCGTCAGCGGAATAAGATTGAGCTTATTGCATCAGAAAACTTTGTAAGTCAAGCGGTAATGGAGGCTCAAGGATCCGTACTGACCAACAAGTACGCGGAAGGATATCCTGGACGCCGTTATTACGGAGGATGCGAATATGTTGACGTAGCTGAGGATTTAGCAAGAGACCGTGCCAAGAAAATCTTTGGAGCGGAACATGTCAACGTTCAGCCTCATTCCGGTGCACAGGCGAATATGGCTGTGTATTTTACCGTATTGGAGCCAGGTGACACTGTCCTCGGAATGAATCTATCACACGGAGGGCATTTGACTCACGGAAGCCCGGTTAACTTTTCCGGCGTTTTGTACAATTTTGTAGAGTATGGGGTGGACAAAGAAACTCATCTCATCAACTATGAGGATGTCCGCCAAAAAGCGCTTGAGCATAAGCCGAAAGTGATCGTGGCTGGTGCGAGTGCCTATCCAAGAGCTATTGATTTCAAAAAGTTCCGTGAGATTGCCGATGAAGCAGGAGCGTATCTCATGGTAGACATGGCGCATATCGCTGGGCTTGTGGCAGCGGGGCTTCATGAGAATCCGGTTCCTTACGCTGATTTTGTAACAACAACTACGCATAAAACATTGCGCGGCCCTCGCGGCGGAATGATTTTCTGTAAAGAAGAGTTTGCCAAGAAAATTGATAAATCCATTTTCCCTGGAATCCAGGGTGGACCCCTTATGCATGTAATTGCAGCTAAAGCTGTCGCATTTGGCGAAGCATTAAGCGAAGACTTTAAAACGTATGCCGGACAAATCATTGATAACGCAAAAAGGCTGGCTGATTCTCTTAAAAAAGAAGGAATCACGCTTGTGTCCGATGGCACGGACAATCATTTGATCCTGATTGACGTAAGCAAGCTCGGCATTACGGGCAAGATTGCTGAAAAAGCATTGGATGATGTCGGTATTACCGTAAACAAAAACACGATTCCATTCGATACTGAAAGCCCGTTTGTAACAAGCGGAATCCGTATCGGTACTGCTGCTGTTACATCCCGTGGCTTCGGACTTGAAGACATGGATGAAATTGCATCCCTGATCGCGCTTGTTGTTAAAAATCCTGAAGGTGAAGAAGCATTGAAGGAAGCAAGCGAGCGTGTAGCTGCTCTTGCCGGGAAGTATAAGCTGTACGAGTAA
- the gntK gene encoding gluconokinase → MDSKKYLMGVDIGTTSTKAVIFDRKGAVISQHTVGYPLLSPTPSTAEQEPEEILRAVFSCIKLNMAKSLVSPDDLELISFSSAMHSVIAVDAKGNALTKSITWADNRSASYAEKIKEELNGHEVYLRTGTPIHPMSPLSKLLWMKHELNEAYTLAHKFIGIKEYVFYKLFGEFLIDYSIASSTGMMNLEKLEWDEEALSIAGITSEKLSTLVPTTHVVKGLAPELAEKLGIRTETPFIIGASDGVLSNLGVNAIEPGVVAVTIGTSGAIRTVSDKPITDQKGRTFCYALTDKHWVIGGPVNNGGMTFRWVRDQFGAAEAETAKRLGVDPYEMLTEIAKKVSPGADGLLFHPYMAGERAPLWNANARGSFFGLALYHKKEHMIRAVLEGVIFNLYSVLLALQELIGIPKGVQATGGFARSALWRQMMADIFNQDVTIPESFESSCLGAVILGLYALEEIDDFSIVSEMVGSTHQHKPNPENVDTYQELMSIFLSVSRSLEDEYKQIADFQRKRLEQ, encoded by the coding sequence ATGGATTCAAAAAAGTACTTGATGGGTGTGGACATCGGGACAACGAGTACGAAAGCAGTGATATTTGACCGAAAAGGAGCTGTCATTTCTCAGCATACAGTGGGCTATCCGCTGCTAAGTCCAACGCCTTCTACTGCAGAGCAGGAGCCGGAAGAAATTCTGAGAGCCGTATTTTCCTGTATTAAACTAAATATGGCAAAGAGTCTCGTTTCTCCAGATGATCTTGAGCTGATCTCATTCAGTTCAGCGATGCACAGTGTCATTGCAGTGGATGCCAAGGGGAATGCACTGACGAAGAGTATCACGTGGGCGGATAACAGAAGTGCTTCCTATGCCGAAAAAATTAAGGAAGAACTGAACGGCCATGAAGTTTACTTAAGAACAGGTACACCAATCCACCCGATGTCGCCGCTGTCAAAGCTTCTCTGGATGAAGCATGAACTGAATGAAGCCTATACGCTTGCACATAAGTTTATCGGGATCAAAGAGTATGTGTTTTACAAGCTTTTCGGAGAGTTTCTTATCGACTATTCCATCGCATCGTCAACAGGAATGATGAACCTTGAAAAGCTGGAATGGGATGAGGAAGCATTGAGCATTGCCGGCATTACGAGTGAAAAACTTTCCACGCTTGTTCCGACTACCCATGTTGTGAAAGGGCTTGCGCCAGAACTTGCCGAAAAACTGGGCATACGCACGGAAACTCCGTTTATTATCGGAGCCAGTGACGGCGTGCTTTCCAATCTTGGTGTTAACGCAATTGAACCGGGTGTTGTTGCCGTTACGATCGGGACAAGCGGTGCCATCCGTACGGTCAGTGACAAGCCGATCACCGACCAGAAAGGCCGGACGTTCTGTTATGCGCTGACGGATAAACATTGGGTGATCGGGGGACCTGTAAACAACGGCGGCATGACGTTTCGATGGGTCAGAGACCAGTTCGGTGCTGCTGAGGCAGAAACGGCAAAGCGCCTTGGAGTCGATCCTTACGAGATGCTGACTGAGATCGCAAAAAAGGTCTCTCCCGGAGCCGACGGGCTTTTATTTCACCCGTACATGGCAGGAGAACGGGCGCCGCTCTGGAACGCCAATGCGCGCGGCTCATTCTTTGGGCTTGCTCTTTACCATAAAAAAGAGCATATGATCCGGGCGGTGCTCGAAGGGGTTATTTTCAACCTTTACAGTGTCTTGCTCGCTCTTCAGGAATTAATCGGGATTCCAAAAGGGGTGCAGGCGACTGGCGGGTTTGCCCGTTCTGCTCTTTGGCGGCAGATGATGGCTGACATCTTCAATCAAGATGTGACGATTCCTGAGAGTTTCGAAAGCTCTTGTCTCGGGGCGGTCATCCTTGGATTGTATGCATTAGAAGAAATTGATGATTTCTCCATCGTATCCGAAATGGTCGGCAGCACGCATCAGCACAAGCCAAACCCTGAAAACGTCGATACGTATCAGGAGCTGATGTCCATCTTCCTATCCGTCTCACGCAGCCTGGAGGATGAGTATAAACAGATTGCCGATTTCCAAAGAAAAAGGCTCGAACAATAA